Proteins encoded in a region of the Zea mays cultivar B73 chromosome 4, Zm-B73-REFERENCE-NAM-5.0, whole genome shotgun sequence genome:
- the LOC100273242 gene encoding auxin-responsive protein IAA10 isoform X1: MRGGGAGPTAAFMSDEPPPADAEEVEENSGAEEEDEETVVEQDDDELELGLCLGSKQQQQQHPPPCRILTARDLQPRSLSPDSSVSSSSPAAGAGTAAPSKRAKADAAPNSPGTVASGHPQSSFGVVGWPPIRTFRMNSLFNQAKENASEAGAKKPIVEPDMQEDKEESKKGRTVGWVKVNMEGDIIGRKVDLNAHRSYKTLASALELMFMKPSIGLCTSSSSKTLKLLDSSSEYQLTYEDRDGDWMLVGDVPWEMFVGSVKRLKIMRTSDAKGLGPRFQGSHRPTAACTRGRT; this comes from the exons ATGAGAGGAGGAGGAGCGGGGCCCACTGCGGCGTTCATGTCCGACGAGCCGCCTCCAGCCGACGCGGAAGAGGTGGAGGAGAACTCCGGCGccgaggaggaggacgaggagaCGGTGGtggagcaggacgacgacgagctGGAGCTGGGGCTCTGCCTCGGCTCcaagcaacagcagcagcagcatccgCCGCCGTGCCGGATCCTCACGGCCCGGGACCTGCAGCCGAGGTCCCTGTCACCGGATTCCTCCGTGTCCTCTTCCTCCCCCGCGGCAGGTGCAGGTACCGCGGCGCCAAGCAAGAGGGCCAAGGCGGATGCGGCGCCCAACTCGCCAGGGACGGTCGCGTCTGGCCACCCACAGAG CAGCTTTGGAGTGGTGGGATGGCCACCCATAAGAACTTTCAGGATGAACAGCCTATTTAACCAGGCCAAAGAGAATGCATCGGAGGCTGGCGCCAAGAAGCCCATCGTCGAACCTGACAtgcaggaagacaaggaggagagCAAGAAAGGCCGGACCGTCGGTTGGGTGAAGGTGAACATGGAAGGAGATATCATTGGAAGGAAGGTCGATCTCAATGCCCATCGCTCTTACAAGACCCTTGCCTCAGCACTTGAGCTCATGTTCATGAAGCCGTCCATTGGTCTTTGCACTTCTA GCAGTTCAAAGACTCTAAAGCTATTAGACAGCTCATCGGAGTATCAGCTCACCTATGAGGACAGGGACGGGGACTGGATGCTTGTTGGAGATGTTCCCTGGGA GATGTTTGTAGGTTCAGTGAAGAGGCTCAAGATCATGAGAACCTCAGACGCCAAAGGTCTCG GTCCACGATTCCAAGGGTCTCACAGACCCACAGCAGCTTGCACGAGAGGCAGGACGTGA
- the LOC100286052 gene encoding TBC1 domain family member 22A isoform X1 produces the protein MSGGGGGSPNNTEWRFNQTLRNVQGMLKGRSFPGKVLLTRRSEPLSPPDYSPSFESEHDEDERKEGSRQEGEGQASGNSFDNASSKKSNILSTSSSNSLPDAQGLVSGARATDSARIAKFTTELSRPAVILDKLRELSWSGVPPYMRPNVWRLLLGYAPPNKDRREGVLTRKRLEYVECVSQYYDIPDSERSDEEITMLRQIAVDCPRTVPDVTFFQNHQIQKSLERILYTWAIRHPASGYVQGINDLVTPFLVVFLSEHLDGNMDTWSVDNLSAQAISNIEADCYWCLSKFLDGMQDHYTFAQPGIQRLVFRLKELVRRIDEPVSKHIEEQGLEFLQFAFRWFNCLLIREVPFHLVTRLWDTYLAEGDYLPDFLVYISASFLLTWSDKLQKLDFQEMVMFLQHLPTRTWAHHELEMVLSRAYMWHTMFKSSPSHLAG, from the exons atgagcggcggcggcggcgggagccCCAATAACACGGAGTGGCGCTTCAACCAGACCCTCCGCAACGTGCAAGG AATGCTTAAAGGACGCAGCTTTCCTGGGAAGGTTTTGCTAACCCGGCGATCCGAGCCTCTCTCCCCTCCTGATTATTCTCCAAGCTTTGAGAGCGAGCACGATGAAGATGAGCGCAAGGAGGGTTCTCGTCAGGAG GGAGAAGGTCAAGCATCTGGAAACTCATTTGACAATGCAAGTTCAAAGAAATCAAATATTCTGTCAACAAGTAGTTCAAATTCATTGCCAGATGCTCAGGGGCTAGTTTCTGGGGCTAGAGCTACTGATTCTGCAAGAATTGCTAAATTCACAACGGAACTATCTAGGCCAGCTGTTATATTAG ACAAATTGCGTGAACTATCTTGGAGTGGTGTGCCTCCATATATGCGACCTAATGTATGGCGGCTTCTTTTG GGATATGCACCGCCTAATAAAGATAGACGAGAAGGTGTTCTAACAAGGAAAAGGCTGGAGTACGTGGAATGTGTTTCTCAATACTATGATATTCCAGATAGTGAACGCTCAGATGAAGAAATTACCATGCTTCGCCAG ATTGCAGTTGATTGCCCAAGAACCGTACCTGATGTTACATTTTTTCAGAATCATCAGATTCAGAAATCTCTTGAACGCATTTTGTATACATG GGCTATTCGTCACCCAGCAAGTGGCTACGTCCAAGGAATAAATGACCTTGTTACGCCTTTCTTGGTTGTCTTCTTATCAGAGCACCTAGATGGCAACATGGATACTTGGTCTGTGGACAATCTTTCAGCGCAGGCCATTTCCAACATAGAAGCAGACTGTTATTGGTGTCTCTCGAAGTTCCTTGATGGAATGCAGGATCATTACACCTTTGCGCAACCAGGAATTCAGCGCCTCGTTTTTCGATTGAAGGAACTAGTTCGTCGTATAGACG AACCTGTTTCCAAGCACATTGAAGAGCAAGGATTAGAGTTTCTTCAGTTTGCCTTCCGCTGGTTCAACTGCCTTCTGATACGAGAG GTACCTTTCCATCTCGTAACGCGCCTGTGGGATACATACCTTGCCGAAGGCGACTATCTGCCAGATTTTCTCGTGTACATATCGGCTAGTTTTTTGCTGACG TGGTCGGACAAGCTGCAGAAGCTGGATTTTCAAGAGATGGTGATGTTCCTGCAGCACCTCCCCACGAGGACCTGGGCGCACCACGAGCTGGAGATGGTCCTCTCGAGGGCATACATGTGGCACACGATGTTCAAAAGCTCTCCCAGCCACCTCGCCGGCTAG
- the LOC100273242 gene encoding Auxin-responsive protein IAA10 yields the protein MRGGGAGPTAAFMSDEPPPADAEEVEENSGAEEEDEETVVEQDDDELELGLCLGSKQQQQQHPPPCRILTARDLQPRSLSPDSSVSSSSPAAGAGTAAPSKRAKADAAPNSPGTVASGHPQSFGVVGWPPIRTFRMNSLFNQAKENASEAGAKKPIVEPDMQEDKEESKKGRTVGWVKVNMEGDIIGRKVDLNAHRSYKTLASALELMFMKPSIGLCTSSSSKTLKLLDSSSEYQLTYEDRDGDWMLVGDVPWEMFVGSVKRLKIMRTSDAKGLGPRFQGSHRPTAACTRGRT from the exons ATGAGAGGAGGAGGAGCGGGGCCCACTGCGGCGTTCATGTCCGACGAGCCGCCTCCAGCCGACGCGGAAGAGGTGGAGGAGAACTCCGGCGccgaggaggaggacgaggagaCGGTGGtggagcaggacgacgacgagctGGAGCTGGGGCTCTGCCTCGGCTCcaagcaacagcagcagcagcatccgCCGCCGTGCCGGATCCTCACGGCCCGGGACCTGCAGCCGAGGTCCCTGTCACCGGATTCCTCCGTGTCCTCTTCCTCCCCCGCGGCAGGTGCAGGTACCGCGGCGCCAAGCAAGAGGGCCAAGGCGGATGCGGCGCCCAACTCGCCAGGGACGGTCGCGTCTGGCCACCCACAGAG CTTTGGAGTGGTGGGATGGCCACCCATAAGAACTTTCAGGATGAACAGCCTATTTAACCAGGCCAAAGAGAATGCATCGGAGGCTGGCGCCAAGAAGCCCATCGTCGAACCTGACAtgcaggaagacaaggaggagagCAAGAAAGGCCGGACCGTCGGTTGGGTGAAGGTGAACATGGAAGGAGATATCATTGGAAGGAAGGTCGATCTCAATGCCCATCGCTCTTACAAGACCCTTGCCTCAGCACTTGAGCTCATGTTCATGAAGCCGTCCATTGGTCTTTGCACTTCTA GCAGTTCAAAGACTCTAAAGCTATTAGACAGCTCATCGGAGTATCAGCTCACCTATGAGGACAGGGACGGGGACTGGATGCTTGTTGGAGATGTTCCCTGGGA GATGTTTGTAGGTTCAGTGAAGAGGCTCAAGATCATGAGAACCTCAGACGCCAAAGGTCTCG GTCCACGATTCCAAGGGTCTCACAGACCCACAGCAGCTTGCACGAGAGGCAGGACGTGA
- the LOC100286052 gene encoding TBC1 domain family member 22A (The RefSeq protein has 2 substitutions compared to this genomic sequence), which translates to MSGGGGGSPNNTEWRFNQTLRNVQGMLKGRSFPGKVLLTRRSEPLSPPDYSPSFESEHDEDERKEGSRQEGEGQASGNSFDNASSKKSNILSTSSSNSLPDAQGLVSGARATDSARIAKFTTELSRPAVILDKLRELSWSGVPPYMRPNVWRLLLGYAPPNKDRREGVLTRKRLEYVECVSQYYDIPDSERSDEEITMLRQIAVDCPRTVPDVTFFQNHQIQKSLERILYTWAIRHPANGYVQGINDLVTPFLVVFLSEHLDGNMDTWSVDNLSAQDISNIEADCYWCLSKFLDGMQDHYTFAQPGIQRLVFRLKELVRRIDEPVSKHIEEQGLEFLQFAFRWFNCLLIREVPFHLVTRLWDTYLAEGDYLPDFLVYISASFLLTWSDKLQKLDFQEMVMFLQHLPTRTWAHHELEMVLSRAYMWHTMFKSSPSHLAG; encoded by the exons atgagcggcggcggcggcgggagccCCAATAACACGGAGTGGCGCTTCAACCAGACCCTCCGCAACGTGCAAGG AATGCTTAAAGGACGCAGCTTTCCTGGGAAGGTTTTGCTAACCCGGCGATCCGAGCCTCTCTCCCCTCCTGATTATTCTCCAAGCTTTGAGAGCGAGCACGATGAAGATGAGCGCAAGGAGGGTTCTCGTCAGGAG GGAGAAGGTCAAGCATCTGGAAACTCATTTGACAATGCAAGTTCAAAGAAATCAAATATTCTGTCAACAAGTAGTTCAAATTCATTGCCAGATGCTCAGGGGCTAGTTTCTGGGGCTAGAGCTACTGATTCTGCAAGAATTGCTAAATTCACAACGGAACTATCTAGGCCAGCTGTTATATTAG ACAAATTGCGTGAACTATCTTGGAGTGGTGTGCCTCCATATATGCGACCTAATGTATGGCGGCTTCTTTTG GGATATGCACCGCCTAATAAAGATAGACGAGAAGGTGTTCTAACAAGGAAAAGGCTGGAGTACGTGGAATGTGTTTCTCAATACTATGATATTCCAGATAGTGAACGCTCAGATGAAGAAATTACCATGCTTCGCCAG ATTGCAGTTGATTGCCCAAGAACCGTACCTGATGTTACATTTTTTCAGAATCATCAGATTCAGAAATCTCTTGAACGCATTTTGTATACATG GGCTATTCGTCACCCAGCAAGTGGCTACGTCCAAGGAATAAATGACCTTGTTACGCCTTTCTTGGTTGTCTTCTTATCAGAGCACCTAGATGGCAACATGGATACTTGGTCTGTGGACAATCTTTCAGCGCAGGCCATTTCCAACATAGAAGCAGACTGTTATTGGTGTCTCTCGAAGTTCCTTGATGGAATGCAGGATCATTACACCTTTGCGCAACCAGGAATTCAGCGCCTCGTTTTTCGATTGAAGGAACTAGTTCGTCGTATAGACG AACCTGTTTCCAAGCACATTGAAGAGCAAGGATTAGAGTTTCTTCAGTTTGCCTTCCGCTGGTTCAACTGCCTTCTGATACGAGAG GTACCTTTCCATCTCGTAACGCGCCTGTGGGATACATACCTTGCCGAAGGCGACTATCTGCCAGATTTTCTCGTGTACATATCGGCTAGTTTTTTGCTGACG TGGTCGGACAAGCTGCAGAAGCTGGATTTTCAAGAGATGGTGATGTTCCTGCAGCACCTCCCCACGAGGACCTGGGCGCACCACGAGCTGGAGATGGTCCTCTCGAGGGCATACATGTGGCACACGATGTTCAAAAGCTCTCCCAGCCACCTCGCCGGCTAG
- the LOC109946064 gene encoding zinc finger BED domain-containing protein RICESLEEPER 2 → MDLDPAAEDEEAERQLEDHNEAMDARQALLGVGVTHLDPVDLEDFVASRTGTGTATDSTSPPASTTASAGGGSRKRSKVWNNFDELTNLVNGKRVRYAARCKFCHETLSARSSSGTGHLLRHNCSAKKAHDRSGQTQTVLKYNPDGSLQRWEYCPSVARNELCRLIARDDLPLWHGSTDAFQEYITRAHNPRFVHVSRQTTARDMIKLYNERKVNLIGTLKTDVTSVCLTSDIWAGKAKEDYLSVVAHFVNSHWEIEKRLLGLRLIDGKHSGVSIANLVATVIDDYALTDKVFAITLDNASSNNTAMKYLRPFLSGYLGVPAPVVTDDDDDSFTPTDDDLCTMFLHQRCSCHVINLIVKAGLQHLKAYIDDFRTAITFLNASNQRIAAYKSYCMSMAIRPRKFGVDMDVRWNSTYLMLKHLVPYKSSFSVFIKTQYPLHSDGTPLLTDDHWTIAEKVLSFLELFYESTVALSGVYYPTATLMLHHILRIARHLNSFENDRLLRAAVVPMKDKFLKYWRDIPILYAVAFILDPRAKMRGFNKLLVRLASLTGTNYSNVPIEVRSKLSKIFQLYEAKFGDTRLRANQHPTSLGSGKKKMAWDEIYGDDDYDGELSVGRRPGSSSISTAASTSELASYLDSDTITEFDEDFNVLSWWHQHKLTYPILALLAKDVLTVPASTISSESTFSLAGRVIEERRRRLAPDMVEVLSCIKDWELADAHLQHTVEEETRELEAEHENLYLDDPEEHNQ, encoded by the coding sequence ATGGATCTTGACCCGGCTGCAGAGGATGAGGAGGCGGAGCGACAACTTGAGGACCACAATGAGGCGATGGATGCTAGACAAGCCTTATTGGGTGTTGGTGTCACTCATTTAGATCCAGTCGACCTCGAGGATTTCGTCGCCTCAAGAACAGGCACTGGCACTGCTACGGACTCCACGAGCCCACCAGCATCTACCACTGCCTCTGCTGGTGGCGGCTCAAGGAAGAGATCCAAAGTTTGGAACAATTTCGACGAGTTAACCAATCTGGTAAATGGTAAGCGTGTAAGGTATGCTGCTCGATGCAAGTTCTGTCATGAGACATTAAGTGCTAGATCCTCTTCTGGTACTGGTCACTTGCTTAGACACAATTGTAGTGCTAAGAAGGCCCACGATCGCTCTGGCCAAACCCAAACTGTGCTTAAGTACAACCCCGATGGTTCTTTGCAGCGTTGGGAGTACTGTCCTTCTGTTGCAAGGAATGAACTTTGTCGTTTGATAGCTAGAGATGATCTACCTCTATGGCATGGCTCCACTGATGCATTTCAAGAATACATCACTCGTGCACATAACCCTAGATTTGTGCATGTTTCTAGGCAAACTACTGCTAGGGACATGATTAAGTTATATAATGAGCGTAAGGTAAACTTAATTGGTACTTTGAAAACTGATGTTACATCTGTTTGTCTAACCTCTGATATTTGGGCTGGCAAGGCTAAGGAAGACTATTTAAGTGTAGTTGCTCATTTTGTGAATTCTCACTGGGAAATAGAAAAAAGGTTGCTTGGTCTAAGGTTAATTGATGGTAAACATAGTGGTGTTAGTATTGCTAATCTGGTTGCTACTGTGATAGATGATTATGCTTTAACTGATAAAGTATTTGCAATCACCTTAGATAATGCTTCATCAAATAATACTGCCATGAAATATCTGAGACCTTTCTTGTCTGGTTACCTTGGTGTGCCTGCTCCTGTTGtgactgatgatgatgatgattcattTACACCTACTGATGATGACTTGTGCACTATGTTCTTGCATCAAAGATGTTCCTGTCATGTTATTAATTTAATTGTTAAAGCTGGTCTTCAACATTTGAAAGCTTATATTGATGACTTTAGAACTGCTATAACCTTTTTAAATGCTTCAAATCAACGAATAGCTGCATATAAAAGCTATTGTATGAGTATGGCTATTCGTCCTCGTAAGTTTGGTGTTGACATGGATGTTAGATGGAATTCTACATACTTAATGCTTAAACACCTAGTACCATACAAGTCCAGCTTTTCTGTTTTTATCAAAACTCAGTATCCTTTGCATTCTGATGGTACTCCTTTACTCACTGATGATCATTGGACAATTGCTGAAAAAGTTCTTTCTTTCCTAGAATTATTTTATGAATCCACAGTTGCATTGTCTGGTGTGTACTACCCTACTGCTACtttgatgctacaccatattctaAGGATAGCCAGACATCTAAATTCATTTGAAAATGATAGACTTCTTAGGGCTGCTGTTGTTCCTATGAAAGATAAATTTTTGAAATATTGGAGGGATATTCCTATTCTATATGCTGTTGCATTTATTTTAGACCCAAGGGCTAAGATGAGGGGTTTTAACAAACTCCTTGTCAGGTTAGCTAGCTTAACTGGTACAAATTACTCTAATGTTCCAATTGAAGTTAGATCTAAACTATCCAAGATATTTCAGTTGTATGAAGCTAAATTTGGTGACACACGCCTGCGTGCTAATCAACACCCAACATCTCTTGGTTCTGGTAAGAAAAAAATGGCATGGGATGAAATCTATGGTGATGATGACTATGATGGTGAGCTTTCTGTGGGAAGGAGACCAGGTTCTAGTTCTATCTCTACTGCTGCATCCACTTCTGAGCTGGCATCTTACTTAGATAGTGATACTATTACTGAGTTTGATGAGGACTTCAATGTCCTATCTTGGTGGCATCAGCATAAGCTCACTTATCCTATTCTTGCTCTACTTGCTAAAGATGTATTGACAGTCCCAGCTTCTACTATATCTTCAGAGTCTACCTTTAGTCTTGCTGGCAGGGTGATTGAAGAGCGTCGACGTCGCCTGGCTCCAGATATGGTCGAGGTTTTGTCTTGCATAAAAGACTGGGAGCTTGCTGATGCTCACCTGCAGCATACTGTGGAGGAAGAGACAAGGGAACTTGAAGCTGAACATGAGAACTTGTACCTTGATGATCCAGAAGAACACAACCAGTAG